In one Pirellulales bacterium genomic region, the following are encoded:
- a CDS encoding efflux RND transporter periplasmic adaptor subunit translates to MRCISCCSELNCCARLLRYGALTIALLSMVGCSGEPEIDYTSVAEPPAVRLVSPDRRTIVRVVGQPSFVESYERTSIYPKMSAYIDKWIVDIGDTVKKGDVLAILFVPELVEDLGTKKATVLLDKQRIDLAKKLVDVAAADVEAAQASLEEAEAILADYQAQVDRWDVQVKRLARETERGVVDPQVLLESQNQLKASTAAREKAKATIAKAKAELLSERATLAKANVDVAVAQADLEVANSEVARLEAWVGYLKLYSPFDGIVIARNANTGDFVLPATGDPTAMQRAPHLSPGGKAAPIYVVDRLDVVRVFVDIPESDADYADQGTTAKVLIKAYRDEEIPASVTRVSWGLNATSRTLRVEIDLHNPDAKIRPGMYAYGKLTIERPDVRALPIDAIEYRGDQSFCWLYEDGRAARVEIKTGVSDGKWTEVTQRSSKSENESQSKESWTSFDGTEQIILGDLSLLTEGAPVRAAGIESSKSGGGL, encoded by the coding sequence ATGCGATGCATCTCCTGTTGCAGTGAATTGAACTGTTGTGCACGCCTCTTGCGATACGGCGCATTGACGATTGCTTTGTTGAGCATGGTCGGGTGCAGCGGCGAGCCTGAGATCGACTACACAAGCGTCGCAGAGCCGCCCGCCGTGCGATTGGTCAGTCCCGACCGCCGGACGATCGTCCGCGTGGTAGGGCAACCGAGCTTTGTCGAATCGTACGAACGTACTTCGATCTATCCGAAGATGAGCGCCTACATCGACAAATGGATCGTCGACATCGGCGATACCGTGAAAAAGGGAGACGTCTTGGCGATTCTCTTTGTGCCGGAGTTGGTCGAGGATCTCGGTACGAAGAAGGCCACGGTGCTGCTCGACAAACAGCGGATCGATCTGGCTAAGAAGCTCGTCGACGTGGCGGCGGCCGACGTCGAAGCGGCACAGGCCAGTCTCGAAGAGGCCGAGGCGATCCTGGCTGACTATCAGGCCCAGGTGGATCGCTGGGACGTGCAAGTCAAACGACTGGCGCGGGAGACGGAACGGGGAGTGGTTGATCCTCAGGTTCTGCTCGAATCGCAAAATCAGTTGAAAGCCAGCACCGCCGCGCGCGAGAAAGCCAAGGCGACCATCGCCAAGGCAAAGGCCGAACTGCTTTCGGAAAGAGCAACCTTGGCCAAGGCCAATGTCGACGTTGCGGTTGCCCAGGCTGATCTTGAGGTGGCCAACAGCGAAGTGGCTCGATTGGAGGCGTGGGTGGGATATCTGAAGCTGTATTCGCCGTTTGACGGAATTGTTATTGCCAGAAACGCAAACACGGGCGATTTCGTTTTGCCTGCCACCGGCGACCCGACCGCGATGCAGAGGGCGCCGCACTTATCACCCGGTGGCAAGGCCGCGCCGATTTACGTGGTTGATCGTCTCGACGTGGTGCGCGTGTTCGTCGATATTCCCGAATCGGACGCCGACTACGCGGACCAGGGGACAACGGCAAAGGTGCTTATCAAGGCTTACCGCGACGAGGAGATTCCGGCCTCGGTGACGCGCGTCAGTTGGGGGCTAAATGCGACCAGCCGCACGTTGCGTGTCGAGATCGATCTGCACAACCCCGACGCTAAAATCCGACCCGGCATGTACGCTTACGGCAAGCTGACGATCGAGCGGCCCGACGTTCGCGCGTTACCAATCGATGCGATCGAGTACCGAGGCGACCAGTCATTTTGCTGGTTATACGAAGATGGCCGCGCAGCTCGAGTCGAGATCAAGACCGGCGTCAGCGATGGCAAATGGACCGAAGTCACCCAGCGTTCGTCGAAGTCAGAGAATGAATCTCAGTCGAAAGAATCTTGGACGTCGTTCGATGGTACGGAACAAATCATTCTCGGCGACTTGTCATTGCTCACAGAGGGCGCGCCGGTTCGTGCGGCCGGTATCGAATCGAGCAAGTCCGGCGGCGGCCTGTGA